In a genomic window of Prochlorococcus marinus subsp. marinus str. CCMP1375:
- a CDS encoding DUF3188 domain-containing protein: MKGSGKLSLSLAAPCLVLIAMIAFFHRKDNDKVQALPAFFTGLGVICSSAIGRNLRRKRLLNEVLQRKNNLN; the protein is encoded by the coding sequence ATGAAGGGATCTGGAAAACTCTCTTTATCGCTTGCTGCTCCATGTTTGGTGCTTATTGCAATGATTGCTTTTTTCCATCGAAAAGATAACGATAAAGTACAAGCATTACCAGCTTTTTTTACAGGTCTAGGGGTGATTTGTTCTAGTGCTATTGGTAGGAATTTGCGTAGAAAACGATTATTGAATGAGGTTCTTCAAAGAAAAAATAATTTGAATTAA